In Mesotoga infera, the genomic window ACCATGGGTCCTATAGCCCAGATTGAAGCAGGCGGACGCTCCTTGATAACTTCCTTGAGAGGATTTGTTACCGTTCCTTTTGAACCGAGGGAACCGTCGTCGGTCGTTATGTACAGCCTGTCAAGAAAAGGCCTGAATTCATTCAGCATTATCAGCTGCTCCTTCTTTGCAGCGCCCAGTATTCCTATGACCTCATTTCCTGCCACTTTCAGGGCCCTGGCAATGGGAAACAACGGCGCAATGCCTACACCGCCGCCCACCACACAGACCGTTCCAAGTTTTTCTATCTCGCTGGGATTTCCGAGAGGGCCTACTATATCAGCAACTGATTCGCCCTCGCTCAAAGAGCAGAGCTTGTAGGTGGTTTTGCCCACGGCCTTCACAATAACTCTTACCCTTCCTTTATCGGCTGACGCAATTGTGAGAGGAATTCTCTCACCGTATTCGTCTATCCTTATTATTAAGAATTGGCCGGGCTTTGCGTATTTATAGATCTCAGGATGAGAAAGCCAGATGTCATAGGTATCCGGCGAAATTCGCTCTTTTGAGAGTACTGTGAACATTCAATCACCTCAATAAAATCATATCAGAATCCAAATCATATTGCTGAAAGCCTTAAAGCTGGCCGCATATCCAATGCGGAGAAACAATGTGACTAATAGCCGTCATTGCACTTCAGAGTGCTGCAAATACGAGTTTTCGCAGTATCTCATGTTAGAATAATTTAAACTAGTAAGATTCCAAGACAATCTTGTCTCCTGAATCCGACTTGCACTGGTCAGAGTTTGCCTCTACGAAATCGTGGGCGAGAACAGTATGTGCGTACTCTCCTTATTATAGATCTTTTGAGAACCTCAACCCCTTAAATAAACCTTACGATGTCCGCTTTTGCCGGACGATCAAGAATGGAGGAAAAAATGGAGAAAGATCCAAAGAAAGAGAAAATGACCACGGCAGCGGGAGCGCCCGTGGTCGACAATCAGAACTCAATGACTGCCGGTCCGAGAGGTCCGATGCTGCTGCAAGATGTCTGGTATCTTGAGAAGCTGGCCCATTTCGACAGAGAAGTTATTCCGGAAAGAAGAATGCATGCAAAAGGCTCTGGAGCCTTTGGAACGCTTACCGTTACCCACGACATCACAAAGTATACCAAAGCCAAGGTCTTCTCAGAGATAGGCAAGAAGACTGATATGTTTGTCAGATTCTCCACGGTAGCCGGAGAGAGAGGCGCCGCCGATGCCGAAAGGGATATAAGAGGTTTCGCAATGAAGTTTTATACAGAGGAAGGCAACTGGGATTTAGTCGGCAATAACACGCCTGTCTTCTTCTTGAGGGACCCTCTCAAGTTCCCCGATCTGAATCATGCTATCAAGCGTGATCCGAAGACCAACATGAGGAGTGCGAAGAATAACTGGGATTTCTGGTCTTCACTTCCCGAAGCCCTTCATCAGGTAACAATAACAATGAGCGATCGAGGGATTCCCTTTTCGTATAGACACATGAACGGCTACGGAAGCCATACTTACAGCATGATAAACGCCAACAACGAAAGGATATGGGTGAAGTTCCACTTCAAGACGCAACAAGGAATAAAGAATCTCACCGATGCCGAAGCGGAAGCCATAGTCGCGAAAGATCGGGAGAGCCACCAGCGCGAT contains:
- a CDS encoding sulfide/dihydroorotate dehydrogenase-like FAD/NAD-binding protein, translated to MFTVLSKERISPDTYDIWLSHPEIYKYAKPGQFLIIRIDEYGERIPLTIASADKGRVRVIVKAVGKTTYKLCSLSEGESVADIVGPLGNPSEIEKLGTVCVVGGGVGIAPLFPIARALKVAGNEVIGILGAAKKEQLIMLNEFRPFLDRLYITTDDGSLGSKGTVTNPLKEVIKERPPASIWAIGPMV
- a CDS encoding catalase is translated as MEKDPKKEKMTTAAGAPVVDNQNSMTAGPRGPMLLQDVWYLEKLAHFDREVIPERRMHAKGSGAFGTLTVTHDITKYTKAKVFSEIGKKTDMFVRFSTVAGERGAADAERDIRGFAMKFYTEEGNWDLVGNNTPVFFLRDPLKFPDLNHAIKRDPKTNMRSAKNNWDFWSSLPEALHQVTITMSDRGIPFSYRHMNGYGSHTYSMINANNERIWVKFHFKTQQGIKNLTDAEAEAIVAKDRESHQRDLFESIERGDFPRWTMYIQVMTLEQADKMPYNPFDLTKVWYKGEFPLIEVGFFELNKNPENYYLDVEQAAFNPASIVPGIGFSPDKMLQGRLFSYGDAQRYRLGVNHHQIPVNRPRFPFNSYHRDGQMRVDDNAGSTIGYEPNSYGAWAEQPEYKEPPLELKGAADNWNFREDDDDYYTQPGKLFNLMTPEQQEVLFENTARNMGDSPKEIKIRHIGNCLKADPAYGAGVAKALGISLDEVGK